The Azospirillum baldaniorum genome segment TTGATGAGCAGGTCGATCTCCAACGTCTCCGCTTTCTGGATCAGCGCGTTCCGCCCCGCGTCGGTGGTCAAGTCGGTGGCCAGCACCTCCACCCGGCGCCCGGCGGCCTCCAGCTCCGTCTTGGCGGTGTTGAGGGCCTCGGCGTTGCGGGCGGCCAGCAACAGGCCGGTGTCGGCGGACAGGGCGCGGGCGAAGCCGGCGCCGATGCCGGAGGTGCCGCCGGTGACCAGCGCGAAGCGGTGGGGCATGGCTCGGATTCCATCGCGGTTCGGGGGATGAGAGGTGACGGTTGGCTGCGGCGGCGCGAAGTCAAGCCATCCGCCCCCGAGTCGCCGCGCATTCCGCGGTGCAGCAGGCCGAATTGTCAGTGTGCATATTAACTGGGGCCGGTCCGCACTTTTACTGTCACGGAACTGAAATCGCCGAGACCCAGGAAATAGGTGGGAAATAGGCAGGACGCCTCGACTGCCCCCTCTTTCGAAAGAGGTTAGCGGTTTTTTCACTTTTTCAGGCGAGTCGTGTTGCCATCACGTGGTTGCAGTGCATATATCGCATTGCACCATACGTGTTGTCGCACCGCTCTGCCGGTGCTTGATGAAAAGGAACCGCGGTATGGATGATGTTCGCCAAGTCCTGAAGGACAACGAGGGCCACTGCATCGAGGATTTGACCGTCGGCATGACGGCGTCCTTCGCGAAGACGGTTACCGAGGCGGACATCGTGCTGTTCGCCGGCATCTCCGGCGACACCAACCCGGTCCACCTGAACCAGGAATACGCCAGCGGCACCATGTTCCAGGGCCGCATCGCCCACGGCATGCTGAGCGTCAGCTTCATCTCCGCCGTTCTCGGCACCAAGCTGCCGGGTCCGGGCGCCATCTACATGAGCCAGACCGTCCGCTTCAAGGCGCCGGTCCGCGCCGGCGACACGGTGACCGCCCGCGCCACCGTCACCGAGATCATCCCGGAGAAGCGCCGCGCCGTCGTCCGCACGGTCTGCACCGTCGGCGAGACGGTGGTGATCGAGGGCGAGGCCCTGCTGATGGTCCCGTCGCGCGGCTGATCCCGCAGGCAAGCCTTCAATAAGGGCAAGCCTTTAACGATCGAAATGACCTGCCGGTCGCCGGTGCGTAGACCACGCGCCGGCTCCGGTCTATATAAGACGCCCATGGCATGGCCCGCCCCGGCGGGCCGCCATCGTTTCCGGGGGCCGTGCGCGGCCCGCAGACCATCAGGGCGTGACGCATGCGATTGTTCCGACACACCGCCGACCTGCCGGAGGACGCCCGCGGGGCCGTCGTCGCCCTGGGCAACTT includes the following:
- a CDS encoding MaoC family dehydratase, coding for MDDVRQVLKDNEGHCIEDLTVGMTASFAKTVTEADIVLFAGISGDTNPVHLNQEYASGTMFQGRIAHGMLSVSFISAVLGTKLPGPGAIYMSQTVRFKAPVRAGDTVTARATVTEIIPEKRRAVVRTVCTVGETVVIEGEALLMVPSRG